The following coding sequences are from one uncultured Desulfobacter sp. window:
- a CDS encoding transporter substrate-binding domain-containing protein has protein sequence MNLTRIVLLLAVCIFVSVSSADAKTTLVIVTGEIPPAISHNADQSFLTAVFQAIEPEMGVRFEFRFLPWKRCEEAVSKLTAWGAIPYVSTPERQKKYAFSNRLYKSASKLFGYSLDGSETLSTYSVLKDLKPYRVGGVRGYWYEHLFHEAGIQLFLVTDERQNIKKLYRDRIDLAPFEETAGWYMINKLYPMDRDRFFTMTPPLSTHDAFLITSKQYPGTQALLDRFNSALKLIKENGTFLELMETYGVKFTP, from the coding sequence ATGAATCTTACAAGGATCGTCCTGCTGCTGGCCGTCTGCATCTTCGTATCTGTTTCGTCCGCAGACGCTAAAACCACCCTGGTGATCGTAACCGGGGAAATTCCTCCGGCAATCAGCCACAATGCAGACCAAAGTTTTCTGACCGCCGTATTCCAGGCCATTGAGCCGGAAATGGGGGTGAGGTTCGAGTTTAGATTCCTGCCCTGGAAGCGTTGCGAGGAAGCGGTATCCAAGCTGACGGCCTGGGGGGCCATCCCCTATGTTTCCACACCGGAACGGCAAAAAAAATACGCGTTTTCCAATCGGCTTTACAAAAGCGCTTCAAAGCTGTTCGGCTACTCGTTAGACGGCAGCGAAACCCTCAGCACCTATTCGGTTTTAAAGGATCTCAAACCCTACCGGGTGGGTGGGGTCAGGGGGTATTGGTATGAGCACCTCTTTCACGAAGCTGGAATCCAGCTTTTCCTGGTGACGGATGAGCGTCAGAACATCAAAAAACTTTACCGGGACAGGATCGATTTAGCCCCCTTTGAAGAGACAGCCGGGTGGTACATGATCAACAAGCTTTATCCAATGGACCGGGACCGGTTTTTCACCATGACGCCGCCCCTTTCCACACATGACGCATTTTTGATAACCTCCAAGCAATATCCGGGAACCCAGGCGCTTCTCGATCGCTTCAACAGCGCCTTAAAGTTGATCAAAGAAAACGGGACTTTCTTGGAGTTGATGGAGACTTACGGCGTCAAATTCACCCCCTGA
- a CDS encoding ATP-binding protein, with protein MAGIPAETIPKIFEPFFTTKKNGKWVGLGLSVVYGIIKEHGGTLYVDSNPGKGTRFTITLYQEVKSVRTRNQIPDPISELARRGQNN; from the coding sequence GTGGCGGGTATACCGGCAGAGACCATCCCTAAGATCTTTGAACCCTTTTTTACCACGAAGAAAAATGGAAAATGGGTTGGCCTCGGCCTTTCCGTAGTATATGGTATTATTAAAGAACACGGGGGTACCTTATATGTGGATTCCAACCCCGGTAAGGGTACCCGATTCACCATCACCTTGTACCAGGAAGTTAAAAGCGTCCGGACCAGAAACCAGATACCCGACCCGATATCAGAGTTGGCCAGGCGCGGACAGAACAATTGA